From Arachis stenosperma cultivar V10309 chromosome 2, arast.V10309.gnm1.PFL2, whole genome shotgun sequence, one genomic window encodes:
- the LOC130961153 gene encoding U-box domain-containing protein 33-like isoform X3, translated as MAVVSPMSPAMATTPHQVYPTTPLRGSEVPWIMSGMREAAEASSPNVVDDIIHVAVAKDVKDSRLNLIWAIQNSGGKRICILYVHVPAATIPITGEHRVQEHRENEEQGMRNILNDYLLICQKMGVKANKLHITDKDCIEKGIVELICKHNIKKLVMGAASDKYYSRRMTYLRSRKAIYVRENAPAYCHIQFICKGYLIHTRNLSLDGGNVEVRSPLAPQTPSRSPSLGQQLYRRVRSVNERNGGRMSLASPIRFLMQPNRFGREGTSNGSDVLSRPASPLVSSTSSVNFISELSENASALNSSSPKAIQASSSRLQDGEMDETLYDQLQQAMAEAENARQDAYQESIRRGNAERNAIEAIRRAKAAEMKYEEEVKLRKELEEAIKREKEEIDCMKSQREKLNEELQHALHKNSLLESKMASTQLMLEELDQKNKSAMDTLEKYKQEREDLQTQRDNALKEAEDLRREKQEEASTSHVFQLFSEFSFAEIKEATNNFSPSQKIGEGGYGSIYKGILRQTEVAVKMLSPDSKQGPKEYQQEVEVLSKLRHPNLITLIGTCPESWTLVYEYLSNGSLEDRLSCEDNTPPLSWQTRIRIAAEVCSTLVCLHSNKPHSIVHGDLKPANILLDANLVSKLSDFGISRLLSCREDSTTQFWITDPKGTFAYMDPEFFASGELTPKSDVYSFGIILLKLLTGRPAVGIAKVVESALVAGKLNSLLDPLAGDWPLALAEKLARLALRCCEMERKNRPDLHMEVWRILEPMKASLSGENRLGLSQELCQPPPYFICPIFKEVMRDPHMAADGHTYEAEAIRGWLDSGRDTSPVTNSKLVMHNLVPNHALRYAIQDWLES; from the exons ATGGCTGTGGTGAGTCCTATGAGTCCTGCTATGGCTACAACTCCACACCAGGTCTATCCCACGACGCCTCTTCGTGGAAGCGAGGTTCCATGGATCATGAGTGGCATGAGAGAAGCTGCAGAGGCATCTAGTCCAAATGTGGTTGATGACATTATCCATGTTGCTGTGGCAAAAGATGTGAAAGATAGCAGGTTGAATCTGATTTGGGCAATACAGAATTCTGGAGGAAAGAGGATTTGCATCCTTTATGTTCATGTGCCAGCAGCTACAATCCCCATAA CCGGAGAGCATCGAGTTCAAGAACATCGAGAAAATGAAGAGCAAGGCATGCGTAATATTCTGAATGACTATCTTCTTATCTGCCAAAAAATGGGG GTCAAGGCAAACAAACTTCATATTACTGACAAGGATTGCATTGAGAAAGGGATTGTAGAACTCATCTGCAAGCATAATATCAAGAAGCTTGTGATGGGAGCAGCTTCTGATAAGTACTATTCTAG GAGAATGACATACCTCAGGTCTAGGAAAGCCATTTATGTGAGAGAAAATGCTCCTGCTTATTGTCATATACAGTTCATCTGCAAAGGGTACCTCATACACACAAG GAATCTCAGTTTGGATGGAGGTAATGTAGAGGTCAGGTCTCCTTTGGCACCTCAAACGCCTAGCCGTTCGCCTTCACTTGGACAACAATTATATCGCCGAGTAAGATCTGTTAACGAAAGAAATGGAGGGAGAATGTCACTTGCTTCTCCAATCAGGTTTCTCATGCAACCAAACAGGTTTGGTAGAGAAGGAACTTCTAATGGCTCAGATGTACTGTCTAGGCCAGCAAGTCCTTTGGTTTCATCAACAAGTTCTGTTAATTTCATTAGTGAGCTAAGTGAGAATGCATCAGCCTTGAATTCGAGTAGTCCTAAAGCGATTCAAGCATCTTCTAGCAGGCTG CAGGATGGTGAAATGGATGAGACTCTCTATGATCAACTCCAACAGGCCATGGCTGAAGCTGAGAATGCAAGGCAGGATGCTTATCAAGAGAGTATTAGGCGTGGGAATGCTGAAAGGAATGCCATTGAAGCGATTCGCAGG GCTAAAGCAGCTGAAATGAAGTATGAAGAGGAGGTGAAATTGAGGAAAGAATTAGAGGAAGcaataaaaagagaaaaggaagagaTAGATTGCATGAAAAGCCAAAGAGAGAAGCTTAATGAAGAACTCCAGCATGCCTTGCACAAGAATTCATTGCTAGAAAGTAAAATGGCATCAACTCAACTTATGCTAGAGGAGTTAGATCAGAAGAACAAATCTGCTATGGACACATTAGAAAAGTACAAGCAAGAGCGCGAGGATTTGCAAACGCAGCGCGATAATGCCTTAAAAGAAGCTGAGGACTTGAGGAGAGAAAAACAAGAAGAGGCCTCAACCTCACATGTATTTCAACTCTTCTCAGAATTTTCTTTTGCTGAGATTAAAGAAGCTACCAATAACTTCAGTCCATCCCAAAAGATTGGAGAAGGCGGATATGGAAGTATATATAAAGGTATCCTTCGCCAAACTGAGGTAGCTGTGAAAATGTTGAGCCCAGACAGCAAGCAAGGACCTAAAGAGTATCAACAGGAG GTTGAGGTACTAAGCAAGTTAAGGCATCCCAATCTGATCACACTAATAGGAACCTGCCCAGAATCTTGGACTCTTGTCTATGAGTATTTATCCAATGGAAGCCTAGAAGATCGTCTCAGCTGCGAAGATAACACGCCTCCATTATCATGGCAAACTAGAATTCGCATTGCTGCAGAAGTGTGCTCTACTCTAGTGTGTCTCCATTCTAATAAACCTCACAGCATAGTTCATGGTGATTTAAAACCAGCCAACATTCTCCTTGATGCTAACCTTGTTAGCAAGCTAAGTGACTTTGGAATCTCAAGATTACTATCGTGTCGCGAGGATTCTACTACACAGTTTTGGATAACTGATCCAAAGGGAACTTTTGCATATATGGACCCTGAATTCTTTGCTTCAGGGGAACTTACACCAAAGTCAGATGTTTATTCTTTTGGAATCATATTACTAAAACTGTTGACTGGTAGACCAGCTGTGGGAATAGCAAAGGTAGTTGAATCTGCTTTAGTTGCTGGAAAGTTGAATTCTCTCTTGGATCCTTTGGCCGGAGACTGGCCATTAGCACTGGCCGAAAAGCTTGCTCGCTTGGCTTTGAGGTGTTGCGAAATGGAGCGAAAGAACCGGCCGGATCTTCATATGGAAGTATGGAGAATACTTGAACCTATGAAGGCTTCTTTGAGTGGAGAAAacagattaggactttctcaaGAGCTTTGCCAACCCCCTCCTTATTTCATTTGTCCAATTTTCAAG GAAGTCATGAGAGATCCTCACATGGCAGCAGATGGTCATACTTATGAAGCCGAGGCCATACGAGGATGGCTGGACAGCGGCCGCGACACTTCGCCGGTGACAAATTCTAAGCTTGTAATGCACAATCTTGTTCCTAACCATGCTCTCCGCTATGCAATCCAAGACTGGCTTGAAAGCTGA
- the LOC130961153 gene encoding U-box domain-containing protein 33-like isoform X1 has product MAVVSPMSPAMATTPHQVYPTTPLRGSEVPWIMSGMREAAEASSPNVVDDIIHVAVAKDVKDSRLNLIWAIQNSGGKRICILYVHVPAATIPIMGANFPESAAGEHRVQEHRENEEQGMRNILNDYLLICQKMGVKANKLHITDKDCIEKGIVELICKHNIKKLVMGAASDKYYSRRMTYLRSRKAIYVRENAPAYCHIQFICKGYLIHTRNLSLDGGNVEVRSPLAPQTPSRSPSLGQQLYRRVRSVNERNGGRMSLASPIRFLMQPNRFGREGTSNGSDVLSRPASPLVSSTSSVNFISELSENASALNSSSPKAIQASSSRLQDGEMDETLYDQLQQAMAEAENARQDAYQESIRRGNAERNAIEAIRRAKAAEMKYEEEVKLRKELEEAIKREKEEIDCMKSQREKLNEELQHALHKNSLLESKMASTQLMLEELDQKNKSAMDTLEKYKQEREDLQTQRDNALKEAEDLRREKQEEASTSHVFQLFSEFSFAEIKEATNNFSPSQKIGEGGYGSIYKGILRQTEVAVKMLSPDSKQGPKEYQQEVEVLSKLRHPNLITLIGTCPESWTLVYEYLSNGSLEDRLSCEDNTPPLSWQTRIRIAAEVCSTLVCLHSNKPHSIVHGDLKPANILLDANLVSKLSDFGISRLLSCREDSTTQFWITDPKGTFAYMDPEFFASGELTPKSDVYSFGIILLKLLTGRPAVGIAKVVESALVAGKLNSLLDPLAGDWPLALAEKLARLALRCCEMERKNRPDLHMEVWRILEPMKASLSGENRLGLSQELCQPPPYFICPIFKEVMRDPHMAADGHTYEAEAIRGWLDSGRDTSPVTNSKLVMHNLVPNHALRYAIQDWLES; this is encoded by the exons ATGGCTGTGGTGAGTCCTATGAGTCCTGCTATGGCTACAACTCCACACCAGGTCTATCCCACGACGCCTCTTCGTGGAAGCGAGGTTCCATGGATCATGAGTGGCATGAGAGAAGCTGCAGAGGCATCTAGTCCAAATGTGGTTGATGACATTATCCATGTTGCTGTGGCAAAAGATGTGAAAGATAGCAGGTTGAATCTGATTTGGGCAATACAGAATTCTGGAGGAAAGAGGATTTGCATCCTTTATGTTCATGTGCCAGCAGCTACAATCCCCATAA TGGGTGCTAATTTTCCAGAAAGTGCAGCCGGAGAGCATCGAGTTCAAGAACATCGAGAAAATGAAGAGCAAGGCATGCGTAATATTCTGAATGACTATCTTCTTATCTGCCAAAAAATGGGG GTCAAGGCAAACAAACTTCATATTACTGACAAGGATTGCATTGAGAAAGGGATTGTAGAACTCATCTGCAAGCATAATATCAAGAAGCTTGTGATGGGAGCAGCTTCTGATAAGTACTATTCTAG GAGAATGACATACCTCAGGTCTAGGAAAGCCATTTATGTGAGAGAAAATGCTCCTGCTTATTGTCATATACAGTTCATCTGCAAAGGGTACCTCATACACACAAG GAATCTCAGTTTGGATGGAGGTAATGTAGAGGTCAGGTCTCCTTTGGCACCTCAAACGCCTAGCCGTTCGCCTTCACTTGGACAACAATTATATCGCCGAGTAAGATCTGTTAACGAAAGAAATGGAGGGAGAATGTCACTTGCTTCTCCAATCAGGTTTCTCATGCAACCAAACAGGTTTGGTAGAGAAGGAACTTCTAATGGCTCAGATGTACTGTCTAGGCCAGCAAGTCCTTTGGTTTCATCAACAAGTTCTGTTAATTTCATTAGTGAGCTAAGTGAGAATGCATCAGCCTTGAATTCGAGTAGTCCTAAAGCGATTCAAGCATCTTCTAGCAGGCTG CAGGATGGTGAAATGGATGAGACTCTCTATGATCAACTCCAACAGGCCATGGCTGAAGCTGAGAATGCAAGGCAGGATGCTTATCAAGAGAGTATTAGGCGTGGGAATGCTGAAAGGAATGCCATTGAAGCGATTCGCAGG GCTAAAGCAGCTGAAATGAAGTATGAAGAGGAGGTGAAATTGAGGAAAGAATTAGAGGAAGcaataaaaagagaaaaggaagagaTAGATTGCATGAAAAGCCAAAGAGAGAAGCTTAATGAAGAACTCCAGCATGCCTTGCACAAGAATTCATTGCTAGAAAGTAAAATGGCATCAACTCAACTTATGCTAGAGGAGTTAGATCAGAAGAACAAATCTGCTATGGACACATTAGAAAAGTACAAGCAAGAGCGCGAGGATTTGCAAACGCAGCGCGATAATGCCTTAAAAGAAGCTGAGGACTTGAGGAGAGAAAAACAAGAAGAGGCCTCAACCTCACATGTATTTCAACTCTTCTCAGAATTTTCTTTTGCTGAGATTAAAGAAGCTACCAATAACTTCAGTCCATCCCAAAAGATTGGAGAAGGCGGATATGGAAGTATATATAAAGGTATCCTTCGCCAAACTGAGGTAGCTGTGAAAATGTTGAGCCCAGACAGCAAGCAAGGACCTAAAGAGTATCAACAGGAG GTTGAGGTACTAAGCAAGTTAAGGCATCCCAATCTGATCACACTAATAGGAACCTGCCCAGAATCTTGGACTCTTGTCTATGAGTATTTATCCAATGGAAGCCTAGAAGATCGTCTCAGCTGCGAAGATAACACGCCTCCATTATCATGGCAAACTAGAATTCGCATTGCTGCAGAAGTGTGCTCTACTCTAGTGTGTCTCCATTCTAATAAACCTCACAGCATAGTTCATGGTGATTTAAAACCAGCCAACATTCTCCTTGATGCTAACCTTGTTAGCAAGCTAAGTGACTTTGGAATCTCAAGATTACTATCGTGTCGCGAGGATTCTACTACACAGTTTTGGATAACTGATCCAAAGGGAACTTTTGCATATATGGACCCTGAATTCTTTGCTTCAGGGGAACTTACACCAAAGTCAGATGTTTATTCTTTTGGAATCATATTACTAAAACTGTTGACTGGTAGACCAGCTGTGGGAATAGCAAAGGTAGTTGAATCTGCTTTAGTTGCTGGAAAGTTGAATTCTCTCTTGGATCCTTTGGCCGGAGACTGGCCATTAGCACTGGCCGAAAAGCTTGCTCGCTTGGCTTTGAGGTGTTGCGAAATGGAGCGAAAGAACCGGCCGGATCTTCATATGGAAGTATGGAGAATACTTGAACCTATGAAGGCTTCTTTGAGTGGAGAAAacagattaggactttctcaaGAGCTTTGCCAACCCCCTCCTTATTTCATTTGTCCAATTTTCAAG GAAGTCATGAGAGATCCTCACATGGCAGCAGATGGTCATACTTATGAAGCCGAGGCCATACGAGGATGGCTGGACAGCGGCCGCGACACTTCGCCGGTGACAAATTCTAAGCTTGTAATGCACAATCTTGTTCCTAACCATGCTCTCCGCTATGCAATCCAAGACTGGCTTGAAAGCTGA
- the LOC130961153 gene encoding U-box domain-containing protein 33-like isoform X2, whose translation MAVVSPMSPAMATTPHQVYPTTPLRGSEVPWIMSGMREAAEASSPNVVDDIIHVAVAKDVKDSRLNLIWAIQNSGGKRICILYVHVPAATIPIMGANFPESAAGEHRVQEHRENEEQGMRNILNDYLLICQKMGVKANKLHITDKDCIEKGIVELICKHNIKKLVMGAASDKYYSRRMTYLRSRKAIYVRENAPAYCHIQFICKGYLIHTRNLSLDGGNVEVRSPLAPQTPSRSPSLGQQLYRRVRSVNERNGGRMSLASPIRFLMQPNRFGREGTSNGSDVLSRPASPLVSSTSSVNFISELSENASALNSSSPKAIQASSSRLDGEMDETLYDQLQQAMAEAENARQDAYQESIRRGNAERNAIEAIRRAKAAEMKYEEEVKLRKELEEAIKREKEEIDCMKSQREKLNEELQHALHKNSLLESKMASTQLMLEELDQKNKSAMDTLEKYKQEREDLQTQRDNALKEAEDLRREKQEEASTSHVFQLFSEFSFAEIKEATNNFSPSQKIGEGGYGSIYKGILRQTEVAVKMLSPDSKQGPKEYQQEVEVLSKLRHPNLITLIGTCPESWTLVYEYLSNGSLEDRLSCEDNTPPLSWQTRIRIAAEVCSTLVCLHSNKPHSIVHGDLKPANILLDANLVSKLSDFGISRLLSCREDSTTQFWITDPKGTFAYMDPEFFASGELTPKSDVYSFGIILLKLLTGRPAVGIAKVVESALVAGKLNSLLDPLAGDWPLALAEKLARLALRCCEMERKNRPDLHMEVWRILEPMKASLSGENRLGLSQELCQPPPYFICPIFKEVMRDPHMAADGHTYEAEAIRGWLDSGRDTSPVTNSKLVMHNLVPNHALRYAIQDWLES comes from the exons ATGGCTGTGGTGAGTCCTATGAGTCCTGCTATGGCTACAACTCCACACCAGGTCTATCCCACGACGCCTCTTCGTGGAAGCGAGGTTCCATGGATCATGAGTGGCATGAGAGAAGCTGCAGAGGCATCTAGTCCAAATGTGGTTGATGACATTATCCATGTTGCTGTGGCAAAAGATGTGAAAGATAGCAGGTTGAATCTGATTTGGGCAATACAGAATTCTGGAGGAAAGAGGATTTGCATCCTTTATGTTCATGTGCCAGCAGCTACAATCCCCATAA TGGGTGCTAATTTTCCAGAAAGTGCAGCCGGAGAGCATCGAGTTCAAGAACATCGAGAAAATGAAGAGCAAGGCATGCGTAATATTCTGAATGACTATCTTCTTATCTGCCAAAAAATGGGG GTCAAGGCAAACAAACTTCATATTACTGACAAGGATTGCATTGAGAAAGGGATTGTAGAACTCATCTGCAAGCATAATATCAAGAAGCTTGTGATGGGAGCAGCTTCTGATAAGTACTATTCTAG GAGAATGACATACCTCAGGTCTAGGAAAGCCATTTATGTGAGAGAAAATGCTCCTGCTTATTGTCATATACAGTTCATCTGCAAAGGGTACCTCATACACACAAG GAATCTCAGTTTGGATGGAGGTAATGTAGAGGTCAGGTCTCCTTTGGCACCTCAAACGCCTAGCCGTTCGCCTTCACTTGGACAACAATTATATCGCCGAGTAAGATCTGTTAACGAAAGAAATGGAGGGAGAATGTCACTTGCTTCTCCAATCAGGTTTCTCATGCAACCAAACAGGTTTGGTAGAGAAGGAACTTCTAATGGCTCAGATGTACTGTCTAGGCCAGCAAGTCCTTTGGTTTCATCAACAAGTTCTGTTAATTTCATTAGTGAGCTAAGTGAGAATGCATCAGCCTTGAATTCGAGTAGTCCTAAAGCGATTCAAGCATCTTCTAGCAGGCTG GATGGTGAAATGGATGAGACTCTCTATGATCAACTCCAACAGGCCATGGCTGAAGCTGAGAATGCAAGGCAGGATGCTTATCAAGAGAGTATTAGGCGTGGGAATGCTGAAAGGAATGCCATTGAAGCGATTCGCAGG GCTAAAGCAGCTGAAATGAAGTATGAAGAGGAGGTGAAATTGAGGAAAGAATTAGAGGAAGcaataaaaagagaaaaggaagagaTAGATTGCATGAAAAGCCAAAGAGAGAAGCTTAATGAAGAACTCCAGCATGCCTTGCACAAGAATTCATTGCTAGAAAGTAAAATGGCATCAACTCAACTTATGCTAGAGGAGTTAGATCAGAAGAACAAATCTGCTATGGACACATTAGAAAAGTACAAGCAAGAGCGCGAGGATTTGCAAACGCAGCGCGATAATGCCTTAAAAGAAGCTGAGGACTTGAGGAGAGAAAAACAAGAAGAGGCCTCAACCTCACATGTATTTCAACTCTTCTCAGAATTTTCTTTTGCTGAGATTAAAGAAGCTACCAATAACTTCAGTCCATCCCAAAAGATTGGAGAAGGCGGATATGGAAGTATATATAAAGGTATCCTTCGCCAAACTGAGGTAGCTGTGAAAATGTTGAGCCCAGACAGCAAGCAAGGACCTAAAGAGTATCAACAGGAG GTTGAGGTACTAAGCAAGTTAAGGCATCCCAATCTGATCACACTAATAGGAACCTGCCCAGAATCTTGGACTCTTGTCTATGAGTATTTATCCAATGGAAGCCTAGAAGATCGTCTCAGCTGCGAAGATAACACGCCTCCATTATCATGGCAAACTAGAATTCGCATTGCTGCAGAAGTGTGCTCTACTCTAGTGTGTCTCCATTCTAATAAACCTCACAGCATAGTTCATGGTGATTTAAAACCAGCCAACATTCTCCTTGATGCTAACCTTGTTAGCAAGCTAAGTGACTTTGGAATCTCAAGATTACTATCGTGTCGCGAGGATTCTACTACACAGTTTTGGATAACTGATCCAAAGGGAACTTTTGCATATATGGACCCTGAATTCTTTGCTTCAGGGGAACTTACACCAAAGTCAGATGTTTATTCTTTTGGAATCATATTACTAAAACTGTTGACTGGTAGACCAGCTGTGGGAATAGCAAAGGTAGTTGAATCTGCTTTAGTTGCTGGAAAGTTGAATTCTCTCTTGGATCCTTTGGCCGGAGACTGGCCATTAGCACTGGCCGAAAAGCTTGCTCGCTTGGCTTTGAGGTGTTGCGAAATGGAGCGAAAGAACCGGCCGGATCTTCATATGGAAGTATGGAGAATACTTGAACCTATGAAGGCTTCTTTGAGTGGAGAAAacagattaggactttctcaaGAGCTTTGCCAACCCCCTCCTTATTTCATTTGTCCAATTTTCAAG GAAGTCATGAGAGATCCTCACATGGCAGCAGATGGTCATACTTATGAAGCCGAGGCCATACGAGGATGGCTGGACAGCGGCCGCGACACTTCGCCGGTGACAAATTCTAAGCTTGTAATGCACAATCTTGTTCCTAACCATGCTCTCCGCTATGCAATCCAAGACTGGCTTGAAAGCTGA